In Sphingobium sp. Z007, one DNA window encodes the following:
- a CDS encoding response regulator, whose protein sequence is MSDAKSILIVEDEAMIGMMLEDYLDALGYRLHAVAASVDEACAHARAGGFDAALVDCNLQGEKSWPVADILVEQGIPFIFATGGMADDLPPSHADRPTLAKPFTIGAVERALGKILGE, encoded by the coding sequence ATGTCGGACGCCAAGAGCATATTGATCGTCGAGGATGAAGCGATGATCGGCATGATGCTGGAGGATTATCTCGACGCGCTGGGCTATCGGTTGCACGCCGTGGCCGCGTCGGTCGATGAAGCCTGCGCCCACGCGCGCGCGGGCGGGTTCGACGCGGCGCTGGTGGACTGTAACCTCCAGGGCGAGAAAAGCTGGCCGGTGGCCGACATCCTGGTGGAACAGGGTATCCCGTTCATCTTTGCGACCGGTGGCATGGCCGACGACCTGCCGCCCAGCCACGCCGATCGGCCGACCCTGGCCAAGCCCTTCACCATCGGCGCGGTCGAGCGCGCGCTGGGCAAGATATTGGGCGAATAA
- a CDS encoding transglutaminase family protein, whose product MRVAIEAILDYDFAEPTDVLLAVEAAALPDQRVVTQSHIIDNAGPLTNKVGGSGIGRRTWTRTGTGRMLSTYRATVDVDRAPVAIASLAKSPLASLPEEVLPFIWPSRYCEADRFGSFVSSHFPDLEGGALVQALVDWVHDNLVYVPGSSDITTTAADTFVAQQGVCRDFAHLTAALIRSRDIPARLVSVYALGLDPPDFHAVVEVWLDGAWHIVDSTGLAPVETMVRIAVGRDATDIAFMTVFGGAMMNAQSITVTRVEDT is encoded by the coding sequence ATGCGCGTCGCCATCGAAGCGATCCTCGACTATGACTTTGCTGAACCGACTGACGTCCTGCTCGCGGTCGAAGCAGCCGCGCTGCCCGACCAGCGGGTTGTCACCCAATCGCATATCATCGACAATGCCGGGCCGCTGACCAACAAGGTCGGGGGCAGTGGCATTGGCCGCCGCACATGGACCCGCACCGGCACCGGCCGCATGCTCAGCACTTATCGCGCCACGGTGGACGTCGATCGCGCCCCGGTCGCCATCGCCAGCCTCGCCAAAAGCCCGCTGGCCAGCCTGCCCGAAGAGGTGCTGCCCTTCATCTGGCCCAGCCGCTATTGCGAGGCCGACCGTTTCGGCAGCTTCGTCAGCAGCCATTTCCCGGATCTGGAGGGGGGCGCGCTGGTGCAGGCGCTGGTCGATTGGGTGCATGACAATCTCGTCTATGTGCCGGGCAGTTCGGACATCACGACGACGGCGGCCGACACCTTCGTTGCTCAGCAGGGCGTGTGCCGCGATTTTGCGCATCTGACCGCGGCGCTCATTCGATCGCGCGATATCCCTGCGCGTCTGGTCTCGGTCTATGCGCTGGGCCTAGACCCGCCGGACTTCCATGCCGTGGTCGAAGTCTGGCTCGACGGCGCTTGGCACATCGTCGATTCGACGGGCCTCGCCCCGGTTGAAACCATGGTCCGCATCGCCGTCGGTCGCGACGCCACCGACATCGCATTCATGACCGTCTTCGGCGGCGCAATGATGAACGCGCAGTCGATTACGGTCACGCGGGTCGAGGACACCTGA
- a CDS encoding ATP-binding protein: MQPRSRLALPLLILAALASAALVLYAVGSWPLAAGFAATILIAAALLSWYRHLYPAQVSDREATPDWTVARAAADASSMAIAVTDRGGRLVCASDLFGEWFPGYPTPPGITGDAALTDTLSAAARAAWRDGEARHEGVAQGVLRLDVDVARTGRSEDYLLWRFSPVRQPSALDDVNRFLTGEAGRQLGEAGIMAVLIGGEGRIRAANGAFLLRAAGRIDANIAGRDFAAHMRVDDKGRLFLAREEQGGLPLRLLQVPLKRAAQPNGSQASMQDGPMLLLLIDEPAGGGGTSALSYIETLLSLLPFGLAMADRDGRVLFLNNAFARVAGLKSGDTPSYPGDLVVREDQAAVADAVRRFAVGPQMSGDIAVRMRDTPDDPIALSLAGVRGLGEAAVLLSLKDNSEESKLKRQVAQATKMQAIGQLAGGVAHDFNNILTAIIGHCDLMLMRHTPGDSDYDDIQQIKSNSNRAAGLTRQLLAFSRQQTLRPQILQLPDIVADVSNLLKRLLGENVKLDVTHGRNLGAIRADPGQLEQVIVNLAVNARDAMPEGGTVNIQTYAVPAIKVREMRQQILPVGDYTALRVSDTGLGIPPDILAKIFEPFFTTKELGKGTGLGLSTVYGIVKQSGGYIFAESELGRGASFVIYLPVYAGADAQQPAPVKAPAPRPETWGTGTVLLVEDEDMVRAVAERALTRQGYKVLTANDGEQGLEVLSGPEKIDLLISDVVMPNMDGPAMVAQARRAYPDLPVLFMSGYAEEQLRKSIDLANVAFLPKPFSVSQLAEAARDALAMRPVAK, encoded by the coding sequence ATGCAGCCGCGCTCGCGCTTGGCGCTGCCGCTGCTGATCCTGGCTGCCCTCGCCTCTGCCGCGCTCGTGCTCTATGCCGTGGGCAGTTGGCCGCTCGCCGCCGGTTTCGCTGCGACCATCCTGATCGCCGCCGCCCTGCTCAGCTGGTATCGCCATCTCTACCCAGCGCAGGTTTCGGACCGTGAAGCCACGCCCGACTGGACGGTCGCCCGTGCCGCTGCCGACGCATCGAGCATGGCGATCGCCGTCACCGACCGGGGCGGACGGCTGGTGTGCGCCAGCGACCTGTTCGGCGAATGGTTTCCCGGCTACCCGACGCCGCCCGGCATCACCGGCGACGCGGCGTTGACCGATACCCTGTCCGCTGCCGCCCGCGCCGCCTGGCGCGATGGCGAGGCCAGGCATGAGGGCGTGGCGCAGGGTGTCTTGCGCCTCGACGTCGATGTCGCCCGCACCGGCCGGTCGGAAGATTATCTGCTCTGGCGCTTCTCACCCGTGCGTCAGCCCAGCGCACTGGACGACGTCAACCGCTTCCTGACCGGTGAAGCAGGCCGCCAGCTTGGCGAAGCGGGCATCATGGCGGTGCTGATCGGCGGGGAAGGGCGCATCCGCGCCGCCAATGGCGCCTTCCTGCTGCGCGCCGCCGGGCGGATCGATGCCAATATCGCCGGGCGCGATTTCGCTGCCCATATGCGGGTGGACGACAAGGGACGGCTGTTCCTGGCGCGCGAGGAGCAGGGCGGCCTGCCGCTGCGCCTGCTCCAGGTGCCTTTGAAGCGCGCGGCGCAGCCCAACGGATCGCAGGCGTCGATGCAGGACGGACCGATGCTGCTGCTGCTGATCGACGAGCCGGCCGGTGGCGGCGGCACGTCGGCGCTCTCCTATATCGAAACCCTGCTGTCGTTGCTGCCCTTCGGCCTCGCCATGGCCGACCGCGACGGACGCGTCCTGTTCCTCAACAACGCCTTTGCGCGGGTTGCGGGCCTCAAGTCCGGGGACACGCCCAGCTACCCCGGCGATCTGGTGGTGCGGGAGGATCAGGCGGCAGTCGCCGACGCGGTGCGCCGCTTCGCCGTCGGCCCGCAAATGTCGGGCGACATCGCGGTGCGGATGCGCGATACGCCGGACGATCCGATCGCGCTCAGCCTGGCGGGCGTGCGGGGCCTGGGCGAAGCGGCGGTGCTGCTCAGCCTCAAGGATAATAGCGAGGAATCCAAGCTCAAGCGCCAGGTCGCGCAGGCGACCAAGATGCAGGCGATCGGCCAGTTGGCCGGCGGCGTCGCGCATGATTTCAACAATATCCTGACCGCCATCATCGGCCATTGCGACCTGATGCTGATGCGCCATACGCCGGGCGACAGCGACTATGACGATATCCAGCAGATCAAATCGAACAGCAATCGCGCCGCGGGCCTGACCCGCCAGTTGCTTGCCTTCTCGCGCCAGCAGACGTTGCGGCCGCAGATATTGCAGCTGCCCGACATCGTCGCCGACGTCTCCAATCTGCTCAAACGCCTGCTCGGCGAAAATGTGAAGCTGGACGTGACCCATGGCCGCAATCTGGGCGCGATCCGCGCCGATCCGGGCCAGCTGGAACAGGTGATCGTCAACCTCGCGGTCAACGCCCGCGACGCCATGCCCGAAGGCGGTACCGTCAATATCCAGACCTATGCCGTGCCCGCGATCAAAGTGCGCGAAATGCGCCAGCAAATCCTGCCGGTCGGCGACTATACCGCGCTGCGCGTGTCCGACACGGGCCTTGGCATACCGCCCGACATATTGGCGAAGATTTTCGAACCCTTCTTCACCACCAAGGAATTGGGCAAGGGCACGGGCCTTGGCCTTTCCACCGTCTATGGCATCGTCAAACAGTCGGGCGGCTATATCTTCGCCGAATCCGAACTGGGTCGCGGCGCCAGTTTCGTCATCTACCTGCCGGTCTATGCCGGCGCCGATGCGCAACAGCCCGCGCCGGTGAAGGCGCCCGCGCCCCGGCCCGAAACCTGGGGCACCGGCACCGTGCTGCTGGTGGAGGATGAGGATATGGTCCGCGCCGTCGCCGAACGGGCGCTGACGCGGCAGGGCTATAAAGTGTTGACCGCCAATGACGGCGAGCAGGGTCTGGAGGTGCTGAGCGGCCCGGAAAAGATCGACCTGCTGATCTCCGACGTCGTCATGCCCAATATGGATGGCCCCGCCATGGTCGCTCAGGCGCGGCGCGCATATCCTGACCTGCCGGTGCTGTTCATGTCGGGCTATGCCGAGGAACAACTGCGCAAATCGATCGACCTTGCCAATGTCGCTTTCCTGCCCAAGCCCTTCTCGGTCAGCCAACTGGCGGAGGCCGCCCGCGACGCGCTGGCGATGCGGCCAGTAGCCAAGTGA
- a CDS encoding translocation/assembly module TamB domain-containing protein, whose product MAQDDTMPPADEATQTVVIREKRPLWQKIAIGVVGLVVALVVLAGGLLLGLNTQPGKKFLIQQIAALQMESGMKIEVGRIDGSIYSDMTIHDLVLRDPKGVFAVSPKVHVIWRPFRYVNNHIAVSLLETPLVVLARSPQFNQTPTDPNAPILPDLDIDVDRMKIGKFILAKPVIGQKREIAIDGVTHIADGRAILSADAIVDSGDRLQAKLDAVPDQNRLAMSGTLTAPKGGVIAGMTGLTDGVTATLDGKGTWQAWNGKVVATSPKGELANIALSARDGNFTAKGPVRPGLVFAGTVDRLTAPQLDVDLFAGLNERRVNIKGTLRSPAMSADAQGLIDLGTSRFSALKINAALLTPGAIMEKVKGRDVRASIILDGPMATPFIDYDITAKTLAFDATGIENLKASGRAVIDTDRIRIPISATATRVTGLNAAAGGLLQNLRVKGDFAYAAGKLISDNLKIDSDRVDATAIVLADLDNALYRGALKGRVNDYKIDGVGIVNLNTDVELVPGPRGGFGLAGRFGVRTARWENASVRDFLGGNAVASGRIGMTPEGKFTLAGLKGAAPNFTIHSGSGSYDSNGQVAFDATASSKQYGPLALTVRGTIERPQAVLRASRPNVGVQLTDVVAKLNGEAAGYRLEATGGSPYGPFFANVLIRTAQGPLTIDVTKARFAGVDMNGRIQQSAAGPFTGQLAMNGSGITGAIRLAAVGKVQGVDVNATASNAKLPGDADVVIGRAIVAASILLTEQPQIKADAQIANAAYGAYVVRKARARIDYQGGRGRAQMVADGSSGVPFSIAANAALRPNLYAVALQGKAANIDFRLAQPAIIRSEPSGYRLEPATLVLPQGKVDLAGRFGDTTVAQARFKDFDLAIANIAAPGLGVGGKMTGTLDYAQKGSAFPTATTRLAINNFRRSSLTAVSDPVSMNVEGKLSSAGGDLRGLIRAGSATLGRFTATLAPPGSGASWAEQLQNAPLGGGIRYAGPADVLFSFAGLADQQLTGGLAVAADFSGRLSDPRLNGVVRANALTYENETFGTRVTQMKLDGRFTNDHLEIRDFSGRAGDGTVQASGNVGLAAASGFPMDIAVKLNRARLARSEAITSVVSGTINISNSAANGGLIKGDLNLPETRYKVAWQGGTEIRQLTGVRRKGEGGDALDQRLADRKAAAKPTDWKLDIRVKADNEIYVTGMGLDSEWKTNMRVTGTTANPRVVGKIESIRGRYSFSGHQFELEQGVITFNGPMMNPILAIKAQTRIDTVTAGIQVTGSAQQPDIAFISTPTLPQDEILSRILFGDNVANLSPMQAVQLAAALNGLRGGSGGLNPMGKLQGASGIDRIGIVGGDDTTGRGTSLAVGQHISNNIYVEVITDSKGFTATQLEIALSKTLSLLSKTGTNAGSSANLRYSKDY is encoded by the coding sequence ATGGCGCAGGACGACACTATGCCCCCCGCTGACGAAGCAACCCAGACGGTCGTGATCCGCGAAAAGCGCCCGCTGTGGCAGAAGATCGCAATCGGGGTCGTCGGCCTGGTCGTCGCCCTTGTGGTGCTGGCGGGCGGGCTGCTGCTGGGCCTCAATACCCAACCCGGCAAGAAATTCCTGATCCAGCAGATCGCCGCGCTGCAGATGGAATCGGGCATGAAGATCGAGGTCGGGCGGATCGACGGGTCGATCTACAGCGACATGACGATCCACGACCTGGTGCTGCGCGACCCCAAGGGCGTGTTCGCGGTCAGCCCAAAGGTCCATGTGATCTGGCGCCCGTTCCGCTACGTCAATAATCATATCGCAGTCAGCCTGCTTGAAACGCCGCTGGTCGTGCTGGCGCGCAGTCCGCAATTCAATCAAACGCCGACCGATCCCAACGCGCCGATTCTGCCCGACCTCGACATCGACGTCGACCGGATGAAGATCGGCAAGTTCATTCTGGCCAAGCCGGTGATCGGCCAGAAGCGCGAGATCGCGATCGACGGCGTGACGCATATCGCCGACGGCCGCGCCATCCTGTCCGCCGACGCGATCGTCGACAGCGGCGACCGGCTGCAGGCGAAGCTGGACGCGGTGCCGGACCAGAACCGCCTGGCGATGAGCGGCACACTGACCGCGCCCAAGGGCGGCGTGATCGCGGGGATGACCGGCCTGACCGATGGCGTCACCGCGACGCTGGACGGCAAGGGGACGTGGCAGGCGTGGAACGGCAAGGTCGTCGCGACCTCGCCCAAAGGCGAACTCGCCAACATCGCCCTGTCGGCGCGAGACGGCAATTTTACCGCCAAAGGCCCGGTCCGCCCCGGCCTGGTCTTCGCCGGCACGGTCGATCGCCTGACCGCGCCGCAACTGGACGTCGATCTGTTCGCCGGCCTCAACGAACGGCGGGTGAACATCAAGGGCACGCTGCGTTCGCCCGCGATGTCGGCCGATGCGCAGGGGCTGATCGATCTGGGCACGAGCCGGTTCAGCGCGCTCAAGATCAATGCCGCACTGCTGACGCCCGGCGCGATCATGGAGAAGGTGAAGGGCCGCGATGTGCGTGCGTCCATCATCCTCGACGGGCCGATGGCGACGCCATTTATTGATTATGACATCACCGCCAAGACTCTGGCCTTCGACGCGACCGGCATCGAGAATCTGAAGGCCAGCGGCCGGGCGGTGATCGATACGGACCGCATCCGCATACCGATCAGCGCCACTGCGACCCGCGTCACCGGCCTTAATGCCGCGGCGGGCGGGTTGCTGCAGAATTTGCGCGTGAAGGGCGACTTCGCCTATGCCGCGGGCAAGCTGATCAGCGATAATCTGAAGATCGACAGCGACCGGGTGGACGCCACCGCGATCGTACTGGCCGACCTAGACAACGCGCTCTATCGCGGCGCGCTCAAGGGGCGGGTTAACGACTATAAGATCGACGGCGTCGGTATCGTCAACCTCAACACCGATGTCGAGTTGGTGCCCGGCCCCAGGGGCGGCTTCGGCCTGGCGGGTCGCTTCGGCGTGCGCACGGCGCGCTGGGAAAATGCGTCGGTCCGCGATTTCCTGGGCGGCAATGCGGTCGCCAGCGGCAGGATCGGCATGACGCCGGAGGGGAAGTTCACGCTGGCGGGCCTCAAGGGCGCAGCGCCCAATTTCACCATCCACAGCGGCTCCGGCAGCTATGATAGCAATGGGCAGGTCGCGTTCGACGCGACCGCGTCGTCCAAACAATATGGCCCGCTGGCGCTGACCGTCCGGGGCACGATAGAGCGGCCGCAAGCCGTGCTGCGCGCATCGCGACCCAATGTCGGCGTGCAGCTGACCGATGTCGTCGCCAAGCTGAATGGCGAGGCGGCGGGATACCGGCTCGAAGCCACCGGCGGGTCGCCCTATGGTCCCTTTTTCGCCAATGTGCTGATCCGCACCGCCCAAGGCCCGCTGACCATCGACGTGACCAAGGCGCGCTTCGCCGGGGTCGATATGAACGGTCGCATCCAGCAGAGCGCCGCTGGTCCCTTCACCGGGCAGCTTGCGATGAACGGTTCCGGCATCACTGGCGCGATCCGGCTGGCGGCGGTAGGCAAGGTGCAGGGCGTCGACGTCAACGCCACCGCCAGCAATGCCAAACTGCCGGGAGACGCCGATGTCGTGATCGGCCGGGCGATCGTAGCGGCATCCATCCTGCTGACCGAGCAGCCGCAGATCAAGGCCGACGCCCAGATCGCCAATGCCGCCTATGGCGCCTATGTCGTGCGCAAAGCGCGGGCGCGGATCGACTATCAGGGCGGGCGTGGGCGCGCGCAAATGGTCGCCGATGGCTCGAGCGGCGTGCCCTTCTCCATCGCCGCCAATGCGGCGCTGCGCCCCAACCTCTATGCCGTGGCGTTGCAGGGCAAGGCCGCCAATATCGACTTCCGCCTGGCCCAACCTGCGATCATCCGCAGCGAGCCAAGCGGATATCGGCTGGAACCGGCGACGCTGGTCTTGCCGCAGGGCAAGGTCGACCTGGCCGGCCGTTTTGGCGACACGACCGTAGCGCAGGCGCGGTTCAAGGATTTCGACCTGGCGATCGCCAATATCGCTGCGCCCGGCCTGGGAGTCGGCGGCAAGATGACCGGGACGCTGGATTATGCGCAGAAGGGTAGCGCTTTTCCGACCGCTACCACCCGTCTGGCGATCAACAATTTCCGCCGGTCCAGCCTGACCGCCGTATCCGACCCGGTGTCGATGAATGTCGAGGGCAAGTTGTCGTCGGCAGGCGGCGACCTGCGCGGCCTGATCCGCGCGGGTAGCGCGACGTTGGGCCGCTTCACCGCGACCCTTGCCCCTCCGGGCAGCGGCGCAAGCTGGGCCGAGCAGTTGCAGAATGCGCCTCTGGGCGGTGGCATCCGCTATGCCGGCCCGGCCGATGTGCTCTTTTCCTTCGCTGGCCTCGCCGATCAGCAGTTGACCGGCGGCCTCGCCGTCGCGGCGGACTTTAGCGGGCGGCTGAGCGATCCGCGCTTGAACGGCGTGGTCCGCGCCAATGCGCTGACTTATGAAAATGAGACGTTCGGCACCCGCGTCACCCAGATGAAGCTGGATGGCCGGTTCACCAACGATCATCTGGAGATCCGCGACTTTTCCGGTCGGGCGGGTGATGGAACGGTGCAGGCGTCGGGCAATGTCGGTCTGGCGGCGGCCAGCGGCTTCCCGATGGATATCGCGGTCAAACTGAACCGCGCGCGACTGGCGCGGAGTGAGGCGATCACCAGCGTCGTCAGCGGCACCATCAACATCAGCAACAGCGCGGCCAATGGCGGCCTGATAAAGGGCGACCTCAACCTGCCGGAAACCCGGTACAAGGTGGCGTGGCAGGGCGGCACCGAAATTCGCCAGTTGACCGGCGTGCGACGCAAAGGTGAAGGCGGCGACGCGCTCGACCAGCGTCTGGCCGATCGCAAGGCCGCGGCCAAACCGACCGACTGGAAACTGGATATCCGGGTGAAGGCCGACAATGAAATCTATGTGACCGGCATGGGGCTGGATTCCGAATGGAAAACCAACATGCGGGTCACCGGTACGACCGCCAATCCGCGCGTCGTCGGCAAGATCGAATCGATTCGTGGGCGCTATAGCTTTTCAGGCCATCAGTTCGAGCTGGAACAGGGCGTCATCACCTTCAACGGGCCGATGATGAACCCGATCCTGGCGATCAAGGCGCAGACGCGGATCGACACGGTGACCGCGGGCATCCAGGTGACGGGATCGGCGCAGCAGCCCGACATCGCCTTCATCTCCACGCCCACCTTGCCACAGGACGAAATCCTCTCGCGCATCCTCTTCGGAGACAATGTCGCCAACCTGTCGCCGATGCAGGCAGTGCAGCTGGCGGCAGCGCTGAACGGGCTGCGCGGGGGCAGCGGCGGGCTCAACCCGATGGGCAAGTTGCAGGGCGCGTCGGGCATCGATCGGATCGGCATCGTCGGCGGCGATGATACGACCGGGCGCGGGACGTCGCTCGCCGTCGGCCAGCATATCTCCAACAATATCTATGTGGAGGTCATCACCGACTCTAAGGGCTTCACCGCCACCCAGCTGGAAATCGCGCTGTCCAAGACGCTGAGTCTGTTGTCGAAGACCGGCACCAATGCCGGGTCTTCCGCCAACCTGCGCTATTCGAAGGATTATTGA
- the smpB gene encoding SsrA-binding protein SmpB yields the protein MARPRPATFDKKKIVAENRRARFDYFIEDVFEAGIALQGTEVKALRGGEGNIAESYAEVKGNQVFLVNSNIPEYSHGNRENHEPKRPRKLLLHEREIEKMHSAVSRKGMTLVPLMVYFNSQGRAKIELALAKGKQNHDKRETIKDRDWKRDQQRIMRDKG from the coding sequence ATGGCCCGTCCCCGTCCCGCTACCTTCGACAAGAAGAAGATCGTCGCCGAGAACCGGCGCGCGCGCTTCGATTATTTCATCGAAGACGTGTTCGAAGCGGGCATCGCCCTGCAGGGGACCGAGGTGAAAGCGCTTCGTGGTGGTGAGGGCAATATCGCCGAAAGCTATGCCGAGGTGAAGGGTAATCAAGTGTTTCTGGTGAACAGCAACATCCCCGAATATAGCCATGGCAACCGCGAAAATCACGAACCCAAGCGGCCCCGCAAGCTGCTGCTGCACGAACGCGAGATCGAAAAAATGCATAGCGCCGTGTCCCGCAAGGGCATGACGCTGGTCCCGCTCATGGTCTATTTCAATAGCCAGGGCCGGGCCAAGATCGAACTGGCGCTGGCGAAGGGCAAGCAGAACCACGACAAGCGCGAGACGATCAAGGATCGCGACTGGAAACGCGACCAGCAGCGCATCATGCGGGACAAGGGCTGA
- the recA gene encoding recombinase RecA, whose amino-acid sequence MTAMLSLIDSKKNGTMDRQKALDAALAQIDRAFGKGSAMKLGSREKLEIEAISTGSLGLDIALGIGGLPKGRIIEIYGPESSGKTTLALHAIAEAQKAGGTAAFVDAEHALDPGYAKKLGVDIDELIVSQPDTGEQALEIVDTLVRSNAIDILVIDSVAALVPRAEIEGEMGDSHVGLQARLMSQALRKLTGSISRSKCMVIFINQVRMKIGVMYGNPETTTGGNALKFYASVRLDIRRTGQIKDRDDIVGNATRVKVVKNKVAPPFKQVEFDIMYGEGISKIGEILDLGVKAGIVEKSGAWFSYDSIRIGQGRENSKTFLKEHPELADKLEKAIRGKTEEVAEKMITGPDAEDDGE is encoded by the coding sequence ATGACCGCAATGCTCTCACTCATCGATTCCAAGAAGAACGGGACAATGGACAGACAGAAAGCATTGGACGCGGCGCTCGCGCAGATCGACCGCGCCTTCGGCAAGGGTTCGGCCATGAAGCTGGGCAGTCGCGAGAAGCTGGAGATCGAAGCGATCTCGACCGGCTCGCTCGGCCTGGACATCGCGCTCGGCATTGGCGGCCTGCCCAAGGGCCGCATTATCGAGATTTACGGACCCGAAAGCTCGGGCAAGACCACGCTGGCGCTGCACGCCATCGCCGAGGCGCAGAAGGCCGGCGGCACTGCGGCGTTCGTGGACGCGGAACATGCGCTCGATCCGGGCTATGCCAAGAAACTGGGCGTTGATATCGATGAACTGATCGTGTCGCAGCCCGATACCGGCGAACAGGCGCTGGAAATCGTCGATACGTTGGTGCGCTCCAACGCCATCGACATTCTCGTGATCGACTCGGTCGCGGCGTTGGTGCCGCGCGCGGAAATCGAGGGCGAGATGGGCGACAGCCATGTCGGCCTTCAAGCGCGCCTCATGAGCCAGGCGCTGCGCAAGCTGACCGGCTCGATCTCGCGCTCCAAATGCATGGTGATTTTCATTAACCAGGTGCGCATGAAGATCGGCGTGATGTACGGTAACCCGGAAACCACGACTGGCGGCAACGCGCTCAAATTCTACGCCTCCGTCCGTCTCGACATCCGTCGCACCGGTCAGATCAAGGATCGCGACGATATCGTCGGCAATGCGACTCGCGTGAAGGTGGTGAAGAACAAGGTCGCCCCGCCCTTCAAGCAGGTCGAATTCGACATCATGTATGGCGAAGGCATCTCCAAGATCGGTGAGATTCTCGACCTGGGCGTCAAGGCCGGGATCGTGGAAAAGTCGGGCGCCTGGTTCTCCTATGACTCGATCCGCATCGGTCAGGGGCGTGAGAATTCCAAGACCTTCCTCAAGGAACATCCCGAACTGGCGGACAAGCTGGAAAAGGCCATCCGCGGCAAGACCGAAGAGGTCGCCGAAAAGATGATTACCGGACCCGATGCGGAGGATGATGGCGAATAA
- a CDS encoding DUF2062 domain-containing protein, which yields MMSRLTRWWHANCPTRESLEQSRVLAPVAHRVLEPSLWRFTRRSVPRGVALGLFVGIFLLIPGVQIAGAALLALPFRANIPVAAAMTFLSNPATTPLILMASVWLGNWMLGRSADATGFMALVDGHATVSQWTTWLLSEAAPAMLLGLFLISLASAVIGYVVADWFWRHRMGRKWQARKLRIGKVHQSSALEKAAGV from the coding sequence CTGATGAGCCGCCTCACCCGCTGGTGGCACGCCAATTGCCCGACCCGCGAATCGCTGGAGCAGAGCCGCGTCCTGGCCCCCGTCGCGCATCGTGTGCTCGAACCCTCGCTTTGGCGCTTCACGCGCCGCTCGGTGCCGCGCGGCGTGGCGCTGGGCCTGTTCGTGGGCATTTTCCTGCTGATCCCCGGCGTGCAGATCGCCGGTGCGGCCCTGCTGGCGCTACCGTTCCGCGCCAATATTCCGGTGGCCGCGGCGATGACTTTCCTCTCCAATCCCGCCACCACGCCGCTCATTCTGATGGCGTCGGTGTGGCTGGGCAACTGGATGCTGGGCCGCAGCGCCGACGCGACCGGCTTCATGGCGCTGGTCGATGGCCATGCCACGGTCAGCCAGTGGACCACCTGGCTCCTGTCCGAAGCCGCGCCGGCCATGCTGCTCGGCCTCTTCCTGATTTCGCTGGCCAGCGCCGTCATCGGCTATGTCGTCGCCGACTGGTTCTGGCGCCACCGCATGGGCCGCAAATGGCAGGCGCGCAAATTGAGGATTGGCAAGGTCCATCAAAGCAGCGCATTGGAGAAAGCGGCCGGCGTCTGA
- a CDS encoding APH(3')-I family aminoglycoside O-phosphotransferase — translation MPAPIAMPESLATLLSGYRWYSDTIGESGGSVYRLKRADRPDLFLKYGRGGVVADILDETVRLRWLATHMPVPHTVYFASVRDESWLVMTAIAGQTAYQCLANDPHKSIAIVDALAAFMRRLHAIPTSACPFNSDHAYRLAQAHDRIHAGLVDEDDFDEERADWTAQAVWDAMNALLPFAPDPVVTHGDFSLDNLLMADGAVVGCIDVGRVGIADRYQDIAILWNCLGEFDAPLQRRFLEQYGMHDLDHAKLQFHLMLDEFF, via the coding sequence ATGCCCGCACCCATAGCCATGCCTGAAAGTTTGGCGACTTTGCTGTCCGGCTATCGATGGTACAGCGACACGATTGGGGAATCGGGCGGATCGGTGTATCGCCTTAAACGGGCAGATCGGCCCGACCTGTTCCTGAAATATGGCAGGGGTGGCGTGGTGGCGGATATCCTGGATGAGACGGTCCGGCTTCGCTGGCTCGCGACCCATATGCCGGTGCCGCACACAGTGTATTTTGCCAGCGTGCGCGACGAATCCTGGTTGGTGATGACCGCCATCGCCGGGCAGACCGCTTACCAATGCCTGGCGAACGATCCGCACAAATCCATCGCCATCGTCGATGCGCTCGCCGCGTTCATGCGCCGGCTACATGCCATTCCGACCAGCGCATGCCCTTTCAATAGCGATCATGCATATCGGCTTGCCCAGGCGCATGATCGCATCCACGCGGGGCTGGTGGACGAAGATGATTTTGACGAGGAGCGAGCGGACTGGACGGCGCAGGCGGTATGGGACGCCATGAACGCGCTTCTGCCTTTCGCGCCCGACCCTGTCGTCACGCACGGCGACTTCTCGCTCGATAACCTGCTGATGGCCGATGGGGCAGTGGTTGGATGCATTGACGTCGGCCGGGTCGGGATTGCCGATCGCTACCAGGATATCGCCATCCTATGGAACTGCCTGGGGGAGTTCGATGCACCGCTGCAGCGCCGGTTCCTCGAACAATATGGCATGCATGACCTAGACCATGCCAAGTTGCAATTCCACCTGATGCTGGACGAGTTTTTCTAG